Within the Medicago truncatula cultivar Jemalong A17 chromosome 4, MtrunA17r5.0-ANR, whole genome shotgun sequence genome, the region TGTATGATGAACAATAGAGAAAtctttttggaagaaaaaatattacttaCCTAATGGCAGATCGAAGATAAAATAGATGACGGTAATGGTAATCAATTCGAAAAGTATCCAAGAGTGATTCCTCAACCGATAATGTAGAATCCTCGTATTCATTTATACCTACAATTAAAATACGCAGAATAAAAATTGTCATGCACAATTGATTTCAACAAGTCATAGAAAATGGTAAATCAAGAAAAgtatgattatatatataggTAAGTGTTATTACCATTTTCTGTGATGTAAATAGAAGGATTATTGTACTTTTCTTTGGTGTATAACAAAAGATCACGAATTCCTCTTGGATAAACGTACAACCATTCCGAAGCAATCTTAATACCAATAGGTTTCCCGTTGCGCTCAACTGCAATTCATCAGAAATAGAAAAGGGTACCCATTGTCAAAAAACATTGAATTTAAAGTGTTTCAGTAAATTAAAAAGTTGTAAAATGGATTGGTTCCTTACATGCTGGATTAACCAAAGAATCTGTTAAGTAACTAGGTCTAGCATTGCTTAACAATGGTGCATCAGAGGCATATGTTGAAGAGTAATAGTTTAGaccaataaaatcaaatgagccAATGAGTAGTTTAGTTTGCATTGTATTGAATTTTGGTAACCTAGAACCAACGAGGGCTCTCATGCTTTTGGGATAATCTCCTGATGTTAGTGGATCCATAAACCtgaaatgaataaattttgaattaaatttttggtttacaaatttgtcaatttttttttgtttccttttgaagataaataaaaatggaaagagTTATAGATGAGTTCTTACCATCCATACATAAAATCAATTGCTCTTTCTGCTGCTTTTTGGTCGGATTTGGAATCTGAGAGTGGAAGATACCAATTCGTTACTAAGGTTATGCCTATTACACCCTTTTGAGATTCTTTATACTTTTTCTTGTACACATCAACGGCTGCGGCATGTGCAAGAAGTTGGTAATGTGTTACCAAATAGGGCTCGATCGCAGAATCACCGCCAGTACAATTTGGATTCAACCAACTGGAGCAACGACCCGGTGCCATTCGCCCATTTGCATAGCCATTTTGGCTATAGCTCCATGGCTCGTTCAAAGTAACCCAATACTTGACTCTATCACCAAATTCCTTGAAACAAAGTTCCGCATAGTCTTGAAAATCTTttctgaaaatttaaaaaacatgtaacaaatcaaaatcaaacttaaatATACAGTGTATATATTATGAAGACAATAAACTATGTTTTGGATACTCACACTATAAGAGGACTTAAGAAGCCACCATACTCTTCTTCTAAAGTTTGAGGAAGATCCCAATGGAAAAGAGTCACTAATGGTTGTATACCTGCAATAATAGATAATcaattaattatgttatttcatCAACAAACATATATATGGAAGAAAAAGTCAGTAAAATAAATGGATGATTCAATTTCCAACCATTAGCTAGTAACTCATTGATGAGATTATTGTAATAGTTGATTCCTTCTTGATTGACACCACCACTAAGCTTTCCATCTGTttggataaattaattattataaagagatattgaatattgataaatatttaaattaaattaaacatctATTAAGATAAAAATTAGTTGAGAATATCCATCATATATTTTGGCTCGACTTACTTGGCAATATTCTAGACCAGGATATGGAGAATCTGTATGAATCTAAGTTCATATCTTTCATGATCTTAACATCTTCCTATAATACACATGATGAACAacactatattaattattttaccaaatcaaagcacaaaatcaaaattagttaCTAAAAAACCTACACACATAATTATTGAAGTttgaaaatcacataattaattaCCTTGTATTGGTGATATGTGTCAATGGCTACATCTCCATTGCTTCCATCCTTGATCTTTTCTGCATGTCAATCCAAGTTGTACAAATTGTAAAATTGTGCTTCTTTatgtaaattgaaaaatagaaagATAGTTTTATTTGTTCATACCAGGATATCTATGAGTAAAGGTGTCCCATATACTTGGTGTTCTACCACCTTCTGTTGCTGCACCTTCGAACTAATCATAAAAACATACATACATGTtagaaaacaaatcaaaacaataatatcatatatatgtataatatgttaattaatattgtaaaaagttaattataatttaattaattacctGGTAGGAAGATGAACCAGCCCCAAAGATAAAGCCTTGAGGGAAACTATTCCGATTCAATGAAGAAATGTCAAGAATAGGTTCAACTTCAACACTTTTTGTGCAAGTCACAATATTTGATTTGCtaagaaaaagaacaaaagcaATGAGGAAGAGAAGGTTATTGAatgccattttattttttatgattatttgaaTTTGTTAATGTAATCTGAATGAAGGACTAAATGCAATATTTGATTATGCTAATAAATGGTCTTCTTAAATAGAAACTAGGCAGCTAGTAGTGATATCATCATTTCAATTGAAGCATAGTAAGTTGGTCAAAATGGATAACGATAttgattattcaaaaaataataatttggtcAAGAAAATATGTATTATTCTAACGTTGCCACTTTTGAGTGTTGACTAGTCAATAGTGGATAAACAAATAGGAAGTTTTATATTGTTGTTTAGTCATGAGTTCTTATAAAATGTAGTATAAGGTTATTGATTGATCTTGTCTTTATCACCTTATTttcaagagattttttttttttgtgacattAAGGCCAgattcttattttcatttttttttttcctttgatatatgttaattgattaatagcttaattgcacttttcccccctatagtttgccaattgtgcgattttgcaccccatagttttaaacgagcgattttgccccctatagttttccccctttctgattgtatggtccccatgacatttagtgctggtttttttatcaattaatgtgtgtcacgtgtgtaattccattttttaaaaaataaaaaatggtatttttcagattttgagagaaggagcACGTGATTTTTCcgattttaagaagaaatatcacgtgcatccttctctcaaaatctgaaaaataccatttttttatttttttaaaaaatggaattacacacgtggcacacattaattgataaaaaacagacatatcagcactaaatgtcatggggaccataaaatcagaaagggggaaaactatagggggcaaaatcgctcgtttaaaactatggagTGCAAAATCACACAATTGACAAAATATAGGGGGAAAGTATAATTAAGCCTTGATTAATTAGGTTAATTGGTTCACATGCTTAGTGATCAAATTActtgaaaattgaattgaaaacaTCATTGATAGTTCAATTACTATACATTGTTGACATTATCCTTTTGATTGATTCATCATATCAAATAACCTTGTTTTGTGTGATAGAGCTTAATTTCATAAGTTTAGTTTTGGTTTGatattgtttttggttttgtagattatattttgtattaatAATTGTTTGGTTAATAGTAATTAAAGTGTGAATTTCTcgtttaaaattaaattgttttttttttgttattgcttATCTTATTATCATTTGTAGCTAGTGCGTAATTCCTTATAGTAATTcgtttttcaaaaattttgtaAAACCGTGctttcaaaaaagtttttaaaaggGAATACTACTATTCACCCTTGCTCCTCTAGCTTATCGTTGTATTCGTCATATCGGCCAACACTTATGTGaaactttaaatatcaatggtacaTTAATAATAATCACAAGTGAAGAATAAATGGCTCCGGCCGGCTCCCCACAACTCCACAAGCCGCCGAACAAAAAGAGTTTTATATAtcaatgataaatatttgtttcgtgatttttatatatcagtgacaaatatttttcttataattgtcGATGACAAGTATTTACGTCGTGTTACTTATAATAATCATTGTATAATTCAAATGTTTTAAACATGAGGATAAAATAGTTTATCTGAGTGTTTCCGTaaatttagctcagttgataggaacaTTACTTATATATAGTGATTGAGGTTCGTTCAtctttaaaaagtgaatttctaaTTGTTGAGCTACTAAAAATGGTTGATCTTCGTAATCCTACCTAGCTTAATAGCGTGGCCATGCACGAAACTTATTCATTGGTATCTATCATTGAATTGGGACAGGAAAGATTATCAAATTGGAGCATTATTTCATCGTGTTTCATGTCAAGCAATTATTATaccttttcaaagaaaaatatgtcaaacaattataaattactttcttttttgacaaaaattataaGGGTGTTGCTAACCAATGCCCCGGGAGTATTGGATAAGGAACATTAAATAGACAATAAATGAATAGATCTTACTTTATTTACCTCaattaaaataggaaataaatcaactaaataaaataagaaatagttatatttaatagtgcaaatttcttttcctttaagGACCTAGACATCAACAACGCGCGCGTGCTTCTTGTGATTCCAGTTTCAGGAATGACCCACTCCTATTGTATTCATgccttcattttttaataaaaaaatttcctgCAATTTTACTCAAGGAATAAAATGGGAATTTGTTGAAAAGTGGTGGCAGAGAATTTACTTAAgaaattcagaagaaaaaaggaGAAGGAAGGTTAAGAGGGCAACGGTAACATATGTGAGGCGCGTGTATATTAATGTTGTcttttaaataatattcaatacatttttttctattttaattaagttgatcaacttttaattttaattgaagtAAATTAAGTGGGGCTCATTGATTTTATtgttccttaaccagtgcctcTGGATAGCATTACCCAAATAAATTACTTTGAtaattggaaaataaataaatttattaaatgtttaaatgattttttaacaTCGGTGTAGGTATCTATCATTGTCAGAATTGGGACAGTGAAGATTATCAAATTGGAGCATTATTTCATCGTGTTTCATATCAAACAATTATAAATTACTTTGATAactgtaaaataaataatttttaaatgtttaattgattttttaacatgtgctaTCCATGTAAAGAAACAACtaattgttacttttttttatttattcgtTAAATATGCTAGTTTTGTATTTACAAAATTACTAACTTTTTTCCATCCCTGAAAAATAAGTAACATTTTGTCATATCTAAAAAAGTCAACATGTATttgtgaatgattttttttggaggatattataaaaatttcttatgtAAAAAGTGAGATAAAAAATCTGATATATAAATCCATGTTATCATTACTTTTATTTTCGAAATTtagtaataaaaaaacttattttaattcatCTCGTCATAAAAAAGCTAATTTTTTTGGGGATAATGTTTCATGTACACACTTTTTTGCATACACACATTGTACCACTCCATGTGAGAGTGTGTGAGAGACAATACATGtgagtttttttgtgtgtggagGAACCACAAGGACACTTGTCAAAATTGTGTGTGGGTGTACAAGTGGTAcatgccacctaaggtggtctatgtatcactacttttttttttggaaactaATCTTCTAATTAAGCAGCTATGCCATAATAACCATGATTCTACACTCTTGGTTATGAGGCCCTTCGATCCCTTTGATGAAACATCATCTAGATTTCTTAACCCCTTAAACacactttgtttttgtttgtatcATGCTCTATTTCATAACCAAGATGGTTGAAATAATTTTTCCACCATTTGTTGCATAATTGACTAATAATCAACAAATTGTGTCATTTCATTTCTAAGATTCTCATGTATTCCTGcaaaaatattaacaattgGAGGTTTTAATAGCAGGGGTGTTTTTCTTAGGTGCTCAAACTACTCTACCTTGAGGAATCTaatattttctgaaaaaaattaatttggtttgtGTAAACTTTCTTACAACAATAGTGACAAACATTCTTCTGGATTATGGATTTTgttatcaaatttttttgaaaagaatattTCTTATGAGACCTTTTTAAGTGGTTATCAAAATGTTTATCTTTGATAACAAAATCCATTTTTAGTTTTGAAGCTCATTCTAATTTGCATTTTAGAGATGAAATCTCTTTATACAAATTAGGAAAATTTtcacaactaattttttttgttgcaattcTTCTTCAAGTTCTCAAAGAAAGTATCACCCTTCTTTGAGAAGCAATTTTCTTAATTCCTTGTCTGGCTTCATTATgattttcacaaaaaataaaatctttgaAGATCTTTATAAGAAGGTAAGTTATAAAATGGTATATACCTCCCCATAATGACGTGACATTAGACAAAACTTCAACATTACATGGATCAACTTCTGATCTCACATTTCCTTAGTGCCCATGAGATGCTTTTGATCTCATTCTCAAGAGCTTATGATATTTCTGAAGTTCTTCTAAGCACTTTGAGTTGTTAAGTTAGATGTTTCTTTGGATACCTGTGTATTTGTAATACGAACACATAAGGAAACTTGTTAAATCACAACAacacatatcaaaatcatattgatCTCTTTGTTTCAATGAAGTTTGCTATCATTAAAGCATCCATTTAAGAAGGATTTTGGGATTTTGCTCAAGAGTTTTTCCTTTTTGTGGTTGCGCTTAGGAAAATCACTCCTAGCATGATCAATGATGATTCCTCAATAGTCATTATTTTTAGAGTATTTTAAGTAAATCAAATagtgtattattattattatatttagtggttataacttatatgatCAAAGAAAGACAAAACCTAAAATCTTGGCTGATTGAATTATATTGATGGCCACCTGAACAAGTGTTCACTCTTGGTGGTGTGTATAAAACAAATGGATGAGAAGAAAGTGGGCTTGGTGTTTAGTGGGATGGGTCTTGAGATTAGAAAAGATGAAACGTTGCTTGAACTGGAAGAGAGGAAAACATAACATGTTGGCACGACATATACTGTTTTTAAAGGCAATTAGGTTTGGATAGGGGATGATATATATAAGATGCTTAACAATCGAACAAGGAGCTATGGGTCAGAGAGGCATCACGATTTGGAAGGAAATTTCTTTTCTCACTTCTCAAATTTCTGCTAAACTTACCTgatcgacagttaactgccattCGGCTATCCAACGACAATTACCTATTGTTCAGCACCTCTTAGAGTGGTTTAATCACTTCTTAAACCGGTTTATACAATCTTAAAAGTGCACAACGACACTTAACGGCCGCTGTAAAGCCGGACAACAGTTAATTGACGTTGGGCCAAAGATAGTTGGAAACAGGAGAAATTTGAGAAGTGAGAAGAGT harbors:
- the LOC25492638 gene encoding cyanogenic beta-glucosidase translates to MAFNNLLFLIAFVLFLSKSNIVTCTKSVEVEPILDISSLNRNSFPQGFIFGAGSSSYQFEGAATEGGRTPSIWDTFTHRYPEKIKDGSNGDVAIDTYHQYKEDVKIMKDMNLDSYRFSISWSRILPNGKLSGGVNQEGINYYNNLINELLANGIQPLVTLFHWDLPQTLEEEYGGFLSPLIVKDFQDYAELCFKEFGDRVKYWVTLNEPWSYSQNGYANGRMAPGRCSSWLNPNCTGGDSAIEPYLVTHYQLLAHAAAVDVYKKKYKESQKGVIGITLVTNWYLPLSDSKSDQKAAERAIDFMYGWFMDPLTSGDYPKSMRALVGSRLPKFNTMQTKLLIGSFDFIGLNYYSSTYASDAPLLSNARPSYLTDSLVNPAFERNGKPIGIKIASEWLYVYPRGIRDLLLYTKEKYNNPSIYITENGINEYEDSTLSVEESLLDTFRIDYHYRHLFYLRSAIREGANVKGYYVWSLFDNFEWSSGYSVRFGMTFVDYKNGLKRYQKLSALWFKNFLKKETKLMFLMRKVMRFIH